In one window of Gouania willdenowi chromosome 8, fGouWil2.1, whole genome shotgun sequence DNA:
- the prkcsh gene encoding glucosidase 2 subunit beta → MSCQCLLLLLLGVGVSAVEVQRPRGVPLSKRQFYEEDKPFTCLDGSRTISFDRVNDDYCDCEDGSDEPGTAACPNGSFHCTNAGFKPAFIPSSRINDGICDCCDTTDEYNSGAVCQNTCREMGRKERESLQKMAEIAKEGFLLKQQLIHEAKKGLEEKQVKLSDVQNSKKDLEEKVETLRSVKETAEQPEKEAKDRHLKAWEDQKAVIHMEKNKARMAEAFLELDDDADGFVSAAELQSHSELDPDSDGLFTDAEAQELLGGMDKVDTVAFEAAWNNVKDKYMSESNVDSPSPVETPPEERESISENDSEQYPEDDIPEDDDEDDEDDDEEEDPDDRDYKVPPTAQTNVKKEDEDDGTMPPYDEDTQALIDAAQKARDQFDVAERALQEVEDQIKNLEKEISSDFGPNSEFAYLYSQCYELTTGEYVYRFCPFNKVSQKPKYGGSETNLGTWGKWAGPDNDIYSLMKYEHGTGCWQGPNRSTTVKLTCGKETVVTSTSEPSRCEYLMEFITPAVCQEPPSLDSLRHTEL, encoded by the exons ATGTCCTGTCAGTGTTTGTTGCTGCTACTGCTCGGTGTCGGAGTCTCAGCGGTGGAAGTCCAACGACCCCGTGGAGTCCCTTTATCAA AAAGGCAGTTCTATGAAGAGGATAAACCTTTCACCTGTCTGGATGGCTCCCGCACCATTTCCTTTGACAGAGTAAACGAcgactattgtgattgtgaggaCGGCTCTGATGAACCAG gcACGGCTGCGTGTCCCAATGGCAGCTTCCACTGCACTAATGCAGGTTTCAAACCAGCCTTCATTCCCTCATCTCGCATAAATGACGGGATCTGTG ATTGCTGTGATACAACTGATGAGTACAACAGTGGTGCAGTCTGTCAGAACACCTGCAG GGAGATGGGACGAAAAGAGAGGGAGAGCTTACAAAAGATGGCAGAAATAGCGAAGGAAGGTTTTCTGCTAAAACAACAACTCATTCATGAGGCCAAGAAAGGCCTGGAGGAAAAGCAG GTCAAACTCTCAGATGTCCAGAACAGTAAGAAGGATTTAGAAGAAAAGGTGGAGACCTTGAGGTCAGTAAAAGAGACTGCAGAGCAGCCAGAAAAAGAAGCTAAAGATCGCCACCTAAAGGCCTGGGAAG ATCAAAAAGCTGTCATTCACATGGAGAAGAACAAAGCCAGGATGGCCGAGGCGTTTCTTGAGCTGGATGATGATGCTGACGGCTT TGTCTCAGCTGCTGAGCTGCAGTCCCACTCAGAGCTCGATCCAGACTCTGATGGTTTGTTTACAGATGCAGAGGCCCAG GAACTGCTCGGAGGGATGGACAAAGTGGACACAGTAGCGTTTGAAGCTGCTTGGAATAATGttaaagataaatacatgtCGGAG TCTAATGTAGATAGTCCATCACCTGTGGAAACACCACCAGAAGAAAGGGAGTCAATCTCTGAGAATGATTCTGAACAGTACCCAGAAGATGACATCCCagaagatgatgatgaggatgatgaagatgatgatgaagaggaggaccCAGACGATAGAGACTACAAG GTGCCTCCGACAGCACAGACCAATGTAAAgaaggaggatgaagatgatggaACGATGCCTCCATATGATGAAGATACACAGGCCCTCATTGATG CTGCTCAGAAAGCCAGGGACCAGTTTGATGTGGCTGAGAGAGCTCTCCAGGAAGTGGAAGATCAGATCAA GAATCTGGAGAAGGAAATCTCATCCGACTTTGGGCCAAACAGTGAATTTGCCTACCTCTACAGCCAGTGCTACGAGTTAACCACTGGCGA gtaTGTTTACAGGTTTTGTCCATTTAACAAAGTGTCTCAGAAACCAAAATATGGTGGATCTGAAACTAATTTAGG AACGTGGGGGAAATGGGCTGGTCCTGATAATGACATCTACTCTCTAATGAAGTATGAGCATGGAACAGGGTGCTGGCAAGGCCCCAACAGATCCACCACA GTTAAGCTGACGTGTGGTAAGGAGACGGTGGTGACGTCAACATCAGAGCCGAGTCGCTGCGAGTATCTGATGGAGTTCATCACTCCTGCGGTCTGCCAGGAACCACCGAGCCTGGACTCACTGCGTCACACAGAGCTTTAG